In a genomic window of Sulfurisphaera tokodaii str. 7:
- a CDS encoding ABC transporter substrate-binding protein: protein MQSKLDKTTIYILIFLIAGIALLNLNIIASSYAISDFNAPVLTWNQARYNEPWVGTIIYLYSYSTHTDEYNALIQGKIDFATLDHASEIKTLLTQYKGTIYVGISPVESFGQFVFAFGNNLTANLYFRYAISSLLNPQNITAIVWDNGLLGQDIPYFINPKIYSEWFNPQVISYYEQYESYNLTRAVMYLEKVPGITHVNGQWYYNGKPLVLTFIYPTSSTPAQRLASYLQTQAAAINLTIKPEATTFGELITLATTAPYTDFNITTFGWINLGADVPAWLSIYTDPANVGGFSNSTIDTLITEAANAPTLNDSINIVKQVEYDLQVELPYIINVWSNAIQGVYLPDWANYIYLNETAVYSISIMNVHPTNSALNGTFIFSSVSSDTPRHMNPYASVSLYAFNTLDDLYDSLAVVNLTMPATISPQALIPWVAQNWSIVYIHNVTLPGDKYIPNGTELIVNLVHNDTWIDGVPLTAYDVNFTIWWYDIPGIMGTNTFDGLHVNYTYLVDNGFINTDLFGTIPAIAWTNVTGPYQIVIYLNSTNFLNVYYTLTEFPIVPAHIFNTTNPATVYAEKIAPLISSGAYIWGEWNVPAEEIVVHANLHYFRINPLLFLQTVKQGQMATFTANITAYSWDNSTDMLSPTQISNATVYVYLKYLNVPGHTYGNVTINGKPYVIIAKNMGNGIYQANINTSMLQPGLYEIVAKAIWTVNGQMREEFSYGSLNVTPTATTTVPPVTTTTSTTTTTNTTTTSSINVALIAVIVIVIIIIIAVAVVLLRRR, encoded by the coding sequence ATGCAAAGTAAATTAGATAAAACAACGATATATATCCTAATATTCTTAATAGCTGGAATTGCATTACTAAATTTAAATATTATAGCAAGTTCCTATGCGATATCGGACTTTAATGCACCAGTTCTAACTTGGAATCAAGCACGTTATAACGAACCTTGGGTAGGAACAATAATATATCTATATTCCTATTCTACCCATACTGACGAATATAATGCTCTCATCCAGGGTAAAATTGACTTTGCAACTTTAGATCATGCTTCAGAGATAAAGACACTATTAACACAATATAAAGGCACAATATATGTAGGAATATCTCCAGTAGAAAGTTTTGGGCAGTTTGTTTTTGCTTTTGGAAATAACTTAACTGCTAACTTATACTTTAGATATGCAATAAGTAGTTTGTTAAATCCACAAAATATTACTGCTATTGTCTGGGATAACGGATTATTAGGACAAGATATACCATACTTTATCAATCCTAAAATATATAGTGAATGGTTTAATCCCCAAGTTATAAGTTATTATGAACAGTATGAATCCTATAATCTTACAAGAGCTGTGATGTATCTAGAAAAAGTACCCGGGATTACTCACGTAAATGGTCAATGGTACTACAATGGTAAGCCATTAGTGCTAACATTTATTTATCCAACTAGTAGTACCCCAGCTCAAAGGTTAGCTAGTTATTTACAAACTCAAGCTGCAGCAATCAATTTAACCATTAAACCAGAGGCAACTACTTTTGGCGAACTAATAACTTTAGCTACTACTGCTCCATATACTGACTTTAACATAACTACTTTTGGTTGGATTAACTTAGGTGCTGACGTGCCTGCCTGGTTATCAATTTATACTGATCCAGCTAATGTTGGAGGATTCTCAAACTCCACTATAGATACGCTTATAACTGAAGCTGCTAATGCTCCCACACTAAATGACTCAATCAATATAGTAAAACAAGTTGAATACGACCTACAAGTAGAATTACCTTATATAATTAATGTTTGGAGTAATGCAATACAGGGAGTTTACTTACCAGATTGGGCTAATTATATATACTTAAATGAAACTGCGGTGTACTCAATCAGTATAATGAATGTTCATCCAACTAATAGTGCATTAAATGGCACATTTATATTCTCTTCAGTAAGTAGTGATACACCAAGACATATGAATCCTTATGCTAGCGTTTCCCTATATGCATTTAATACATTAGACGATCTATATGATTCATTAGCTGTAGTAAACTTAACTATGCCTGCTACTATATCACCTCAAGCTTTAATACCATGGGTTGCACAGAATTGGAGTATAGTATATATTCACAACGTTACATTACCTGGTGATAAGTATATACCAAATGGAACTGAATTAATCGTTAACCTAGTTCACAATGATACATGGATTGATGGAGTCCCATTAACTGCATATGATGTAAACTTCACCATTTGGTGGTATGATATACCAGGTATTATGGGAACCAATACATTTGATGGACTTCACGTAAACTATACTTATTTAGTTGATAACGGCTTTATTAATACAGACTTATTCGGTACTATACCCGCAATAGCATGGACGAATGTAACTGGACCATACCAAATTGTAATATATTTGAATTCGACAAACTTCCTTAACGTATACTATACATTAACTGAGTTTCCAATAGTTCCAGCTCATATATTTAACACAACGAATCCAGCAACAGTATATGCTGAAAAGATCGCACCATTAATATCCAGCGGTGCATATATATGGGGTGAGTGGAATGTCCCTGCAGAAGAAATCGTAGTACACGCTAACTTGCATTACTTTAGAATTAACCCATTACTATTCTTACAAACAGTAAAGCAAGGCCAAATGGCTACGTTTACAGCTAACATAACAGCGTATAGTTGGGATAACAGTACTGATATGTTATCACCAACTCAAATAAGTAATGCTACAGTTTATGTCTACTTAAAATATTTGAATGTTCCGGGCCATACGTACGGTAATGTTACTATAAATGGTAAACCATATGTAATTATTGCAAAGAATATGGGGAACGGAATATATCAGGCTAATATTAACACTTCAATGTTACAACCAGGGTTATATGAAATAGTGGCTAAAGCTATTTGGACTGTAAATGGACAGATGAGAGAAGAATTTAGTTACGGAAGCTTAAATGTAACTCCAACTGCCACAACGACTGTTCCTCCAGTAACTACAACTACATCGACGACTACGACCACAAATACGACGACCACATCATCAATTAATGTAGCGTTAATAGCAGTTATAGTTATAGTTATAATTATAATTATAGCAGTCGCGGTAGTGTTGTTAAGAAGAAGATAA
- a CDS encoding MFS transporter, whose product MVQYKWIALSNTSLGVFMGFMNANIVLISLPAIFRGIDVNPFTSFQYLLWVLFGYSIVSAILVVNIGRISDIFGRVRMYNLGFAIFTIGSILLYITPGTGSIAALQLIIYRIIQGIGGAFLMANSAAVLSEAFPPNQRGFALGLNGVIGIFGGIAGIILGGILASIYWRDVFLVSVPIGIAGTIWSYKSLKQLTPPNRNQSVDVIGNILYAIALILILVGITYGILPYGSSATGWTNPYVIASISSGVALFLVFLYVETKVKDPMFRIDLFKVRAFTMASLAIFFAQIAFGGLQLMLVLLLQAIWLPLHGIPYSQAPFWAGVYLLPLLAGFGIMGSIAGRLSDKYGARVLATVGLVILGAGLLGLTSLPYDFNYIIFATIIFIMGVGNGLFVSPNMASLINAAPPQHRGSASGIRAMLTNTGSTLSIGLFFTIVIDVLYLNLPGTLTSALTAVGAPQLAPIMAKIPPTAALFAAFLGYNPVKTILSQLPASIVNSIPSSVLATITGKYWFPTVIAPAFMDSLKIAFYFSATLVFIAAVISALRGRTVIYERDMMKTSDPK is encoded by the coding sequence ATGGTTCAGTATAAGTGGATTGCCCTATCTAATACAAGTCTAGGAGTCTTTATGGGATTCATGAATGCTAACATTGTTCTAATATCATTACCAGCAATATTTAGAGGAATTGACGTCAATCCCTTTACATCATTTCAATACCTATTGTGGGTTCTATTTGGTTACTCGATAGTATCAGCAATATTAGTAGTTAACATTGGCAGAATCTCAGATATATTTGGAAGAGTTAGAATGTATAATTTGGGTTTTGCAATCTTCACTATAGGTTCAATCCTACTTTATATAACACCAGGTACCGGGAGCATAGCTGCTCTTCAGTTAATAATTTATAGAATTATTCAGGGGATAGGGGGAGCTTTTTTAATGGCAAACAGTGCAGCTGTACTATCTGAAGCGTTCCCACCAAATCAAAGAGGTTTTGCATTAGGTTTAAACGGTGTAATAGGGATTTTTGGAGGAATTGCTGGAATAATATTAGGCGGTATTTTAGCCTCAATTTATTGGAGAGATGTGTTCTTAGTTAGCGTCCCAATAGGAATTGCTGGGACTATTTGGTCTTATAAATCGTTAAAGCAACTAACTCCTCCTAATAGGAATCAAAGTGTTGATGTAATAGGTAATATATTATATGCAATAGCATTAATCCTTATACTAGTAGGAATAACTTATGGAATTTTACCTTACGGTTCTTCGGCTACTGGTTGGACTAATCCATACGTAATTGCGAGTATATCTTCTGGTGTAGCACTATTCTTAGTGTTCCTTTATGTGGAAACTAAAGTTAAGGACCCAATGTTTAGGATCGACCTTTTCAAGGTTAGAGCATTTACTATGGCATCCCTAGCAATATTTTTTGCACAAATTGCTTTTGGAGGACTACAACTAATGTTAGTTTTACTTTTACAAGCAATTTGGCTACCATTGCATGGTATACCTTATTCACAAGCACCATTCTGGGCTGGTGTGTATCTTTTACCCTTATTAGCGGGTTTTGGAATAATGGGAAGTATTGCCGGAAGGCTTTCTGATAAGTATGGGGCTAGAGTATTAGCAACAGTTGGGTTAGTAATATTAGGGGCTGGATTATTAGGATTAACATCATTGCCCTATGATTTTAACTACATAATATTCGCAACAATAATTTTCATAATGGGTGTTGGTAACGGTCTATTTGTATCACCAAATATGGCCTCATTAATAAATGCAGCACCACCACAGCATAGAGGTTCTGCATCTGGAATTAGAGCAATGTTAACAAATACTGGAAGTACATTAAGTATCGGATTATTCTTCACAATAGTTATAGATGTACTTTACCTTAACTTGCCTGGTACTTTGACCTCAGCACTAACTGCTGTTGGTGCACCACAGTTAGCACCAATAATGGCTAAGATACCACCAACTGCAGCATTATTTGCTGCATTTTTAGGATACAATCCGGTAAAGACAATATTGTCACAATTACCGGCAAGTATTGTCAATTCAATTCCTTCATCGGTATTAGCAACAATAACCGGCAAGTATTGGTTCCCCACAGTTATAGCCCCAGCATTTATGGATTCGCTAAAGATAGCATTTTACTTCTCAGCAACTCTTGTGTTTATTGCAGCTGTTATATCAGCATTGAGAGGAAGAACTGTGATATATGAGAGAGATATGATGAAAACTTCTGATCCAAAGTAA
- a CDS encoding zinc ribbon domain-containing protein has protein sequence MQKTYTNVYVNLYQLGLSLEQWLISKGYKTQILTVGQYVVVQAKKEGILRTIFGANRAFTIRLSGGQGVLNVDVGMSDWLKAADVTEDVIAALVFTPLAFIEGIEEAYNLKIEEDIIKEIERLISLTNQKPLFQPQPFYQPMLYQQKICRACGYNNPINARFCMNCGSPL, from the coding sequence ATGCAGAAGACATATACTAACGTATATGTGAACCTATACCAATTAGGATTATCATTAGAGCAATGGTTAATTAGTAAAGGTTACAAAACTCAAATCTTAACAGTCGGACAATATGTGGTAGTTCAAGCGAAAAAGGAAGGAATATTAAGGACTATTTTCGGTGCTAATAGAGCTTTTACAATAAGACTGTCTGGAGGACAAGGAGTTTTAAATGTGGATGTTGGAATGAGTGATTGGTTAAAAGCCGCTGATGTCACAGAAGATGTAATAGCTGCTCTAGTCTTTACACCATTAGCATTTATTGAGGGTATTGAAGAAGCATATAATTTAAAAATTGAGGAAGATATTATTAAAGAGATTGAAAGGCTAATCAGCTTAACTAATCAAAAACCATTATTTCAGCCGCAACCATTTTATCAACCAATGTTGTATCAACAAAAAATCTGTAGGGCTTGCGGTTATAATAATCCAATAAATGCTAGGTTCTGTATGAATTGTGGCTCACCTTTGTAA
- a CDS encoding 50S ribosomal protein L13e: MVEPIVKRPHYRFEIRKKDTKIGKGFSLKELKESGFSVQEAKKLRVRIDKRRKTSYPENVEVLKKLKEQLQQKKQAQ, encoded by the coding sequence ATGGTAGAGCCGATAGTTAAACGCCCTCATTATCGTTTTGAGATTAGAAAGAAAGATACTAAAATAGGTAAAGGTTTTAGTTTAAAAGAATTAAAAGAATCCGGTTTCTCCGTACAAGAGGCTAAAAAACTTAGAGTCAGAATTGACAAAAGAAGAAAAACTTCTTATCCAGAAAATGTTGAAGTCCTAAAGAAATTAAAGGAACAACTACAACAGAAGAAACAAGCTCAATAA
- a CDS encoding clan AA aspartic protease, which translates to MRIRAKINDLEDWFTIDTGFSGEIMVNYEIFDKIPFPTFNAGFVCITENECYAAFGKISTLRILGNEINTVVLWIPQLDENLIGEGALIKLGLVINYKDLNVLDP; encoded by the coding sequence GTGAGAATAAGGGCTAAAATTAACGACTTGGAGGATTGGTTTACTATAGATACTGGATTTAGTGGAGAGATAATGGTTAATTATGAAATATTCGATAAAATACCTTTTCCTACATTTAATGCCGGATTCGTATGTATAACTGAGAATGAGTGCTATGCAGCTTTCGGAAAAATCTCAACATTAAGAATACTAGGTAATGAAATTAATACTGTGGTATTATGGATCCCTCAGTTGGATGAAAATTTGATTGGTGAAGGGGCTTTAATAAAACTGGGTTTAGTCATAAATTATAAGGACCTCAATGTCCTCGATCCATAA
- a CDS encoding MFS transporter codes for MSKEEETKSSEIIARLDRLPTWAFNYILLGIIGVGELFTFYDIFNINVSFVQTAVTLFHVSPAQAAQLLGPVVLGNLVGYVVGSLVLSPIADRIGRRDMLMITMLIMGLSSLYNAFAPNYINFFIARTLTGIGVGADLAIVNTYISEVAPLAYRSKYVSAIFIFSTVGGFLAIWLGLLFTTPPAPFPQGLPIALGGSGFFAINGWRVMYIIGAVLALIGLALRFRLPESPRWLISKGRVSEAEMIVNLMEEKVTSRGYKLPPLPSLIPIYKASKPVPYSEIFTNSTYLKRFITLVIVWFLAYTTVYSIAAGLTSLLTAQGYSTSEAGMISAIGIIGFILAAVIATLFGDRLERKWWIGIGALVTVIGGMMVALTPNPIIDGLGAIILFIGFNVWVPVAYTWTAESFPTRARTSGFALCDGFGHLGGGLGVVYITSVATTLHSTVELFGLIAGFLVVAAIIAMVTGHYTLGKRLDEISP; via the coding sequence ATGTCTAAGGAAGAGGAGACTAAGTCATCGGAAATTATAGCCAGATTAGATAGGCTTCCAACATGGGCTTTCAACTATATCCTTCTAGGCATAATAGGTGTGGGAGAGTTATTCACTTTCTATGACATATTTAACATAAACGTTAGTTTCGTCCAAACAGCAGTAACACTATTTCATGTATCCCCAGCTCAAGCAGCTCAGCTATTAGGACCAGTAGTCTTAGGTAATTTAGTAGGTTATGTTGTAGGATCCCTTGTCCTTTCACCAATAGCTGACAGAATCGGTAGGAGAGATATGTTAATGATAACCATGTTAATCATGGGATTAAGTTCGCTTTATAACGCTTTCGCACCGAATTATATTAACTTTTTTATAGCTAGGACGTTAACTGGAATTGGTGTTGGTGCTGATTTAGCTATAGTGAATACTTATATTAGTGAGGTTGCCCCACTCGCTTATAGAAGTAAGTACGTTTCAGCAATTTTCATATTCTCTACAGTAGGAGGTTTTCTGGCAATTTGGTTAGGTTTGCTCTTTACTACACCACCTGCACCGTTTCCGCAAGGATTGCCTATTGCATTAGGTGGCTCAGGATTTTTCGCAATAAACGGTTGGAGGGTAATGTATATTATTGGTGCAGTCTTAGCATTAATAGGCTTAGCCTTAAGATTTAGGCTACCAGAATCTCCCAGATGGTTAATAAGTAAAGGTAGAGTTTCAGAAGCTGAAATGATAGTCAACCTTATGGAAGAGAAAGTGACTTCCCGAGGATATAAGCTACCACCACTACCCTCTTTAATACCAATATATAAAGCTTCAAAGCCAGTACCATATTCAGAAATCTTTACAAACTCAACATATTTAAAGAGGTTTATAACTCTGGTTATAGTGTGGTTCTTAGCATATACTACCGTTTACAGTATTGCGGCAGGCTTGACTTCGCTCCTGACAGCACAAGGATACAGCACTTCTGAAGCCGGAATGATATCTGCAATTGGAATTATAGGATTTATATTAGCTGCTGTAATTGCAACACTCTTCGGAGATAGATTAGAAAGAAAATGGTGGATAGGAATAGGTGCTTTAGTAACAGTAATTGGAGGTATGATGGTTGCATTAACACCAAACCCAATAATCGATGGACTTGGTGCAATTATACTATTCATAGGATTTAATGTTTGGGTTCCAGTAGCCTATACATGGACTGCTGAAAGTTTTCCAACAAGAGCTAGAACTTCTGGATTTGCATTATGTGATGGATTTGGGCATTTAGGAGGAGGATTAGGAGTAGTCTACATCACCTCTGTGGCTACTACACTACACTCAACAGTAGAGCTGTTTGGCTTAATTGCTGGATTCTTAGTAGTGGCAGCAATAATTGCTATGGTAACTGGGCATTATACTTTAGGAAAAAGATTGGACGAAATTTCACCTTAA
- a CDS encoding acetoacetate decarboxylase family protein, producing the protein MQNDFSLPITKSGKSQIVFPPPWHYGVTYISAHVKFDKDTANQLLPDFLSTDGEGWIYIAEFISTSDYNWNFMYEDPELVQYMEGAIGLKVNFEGKNYLYFPFMWVDKDWALVRGWLDGYPKKIAKIVMTRLHPLLPMYNKPEKGLKLGGYVVRGGGVLLRLQVELQERADSVPVSKFGPFINIRRFATRGDDEEDLYEVVSRVRDVSNYGEIWKGDAKVELGGYVNDEVNILKLEEVYAGYHYTLYFRVTSTKLLKKILAKKIPS; encoded by the coding sequence ATGCAGAACGACTTTTCCCTACCTATTACAAAAAGCGGTAAATCACAGATAGTTTTTCCTCCTCCATGGCATTACGGAGTAACATATATTTCAGCCCACGTAAAATTCGATAAAGATACAGCAAACCAGTTGTTACCAGACTTTCTATCTACAGACGGTGAGGGATGGATATACATTGCCGAGTTTATCTCAACTTCAGATTATAATTGGAACTTCATGTACGAGGACCCAGAACTAGTCCAGTATATGGAAGGAGCCATAGGGTTAAAAGTTAATTTTGAGGGTAAAAACTATTTATACTTTCCATTTATGTGGGTTGATAAAGATTGGGCTTTAGTAAGAGGATGGCTAGACGGTTACCCAAAGAAGATTGCCAAGATTGTAATGACTAGACTTCATCCACTACTTCCAATGTATAATAAACCTGAGAAAGGGCTAAAGTTAGGAGGCTACGTAGTTAGAGGTGGCGGAGTTCTTCTAAGGTTGCAAGTTGAGTTACAAGAAAGAGCAGACTCTGTACCGGTCTCAAAATTCGGTCCTTTCATAAATATAAGGAGATTCGCTACTAGAGGTGACGATGAAGAGGACTTATATGAGGTTGTTAGCAGGGTTAGAGATGTTAGTAATTATGGCGAAATATGGAAGGGTGATGCTAAGGTCGAGCTTGGAGGATATGTAAATGATGAAGTGAACATATTAAAGCTTGAAGAAGTTTACGCTGGTTATCACTATACTTTATATTTTAGAGTAACAAGTACTAAGCTCTTAAAAAAGATTTTAGCTAAAAAAATTCCTTCTTAA
- a CDS encoding PaREP1 family protein: protein MAEELTKPWIDMKKYQEDRLKEAWYEADLAERLMNDGLLRNAAGKAYQAVKAYVAAVAVNFRPQLAKYFPGKKKISPSKEVEKVDWIIAIMPSSKLRKVVAIIGDDQLRLLTEIALDLHEFQYNGFDKDSEVSRYDSEEFVKKDILYIVNFIKSKVKG, encoded by the coding sequence GTGGCTGAAGAGTTAACTAAACCTTGGATTGACATGAAGAAGTATCAAGAAGATAGGTTAAAAGAAGCTTGGTATGAGGCTGACTTAGCTGAGAGGCTAATGAATGACGGGCTTTTAAGGAATGCTGCAGGTAAAGCTTATCAGGCTGTAAAGGCTTATGTTGCTGCAGTTGCTGTAAACTTTAGACCTCAGCTGGCAAAGTATTTTCCAGGTAAGAAAAAGATTTCGCCATCTAAGGAGGTAGAGAAAGTTGACTGGATAATCGCTATAATGCCAAGCAGTAAGCTAAGGAAAGTAGTTGCAATAATAGGTGATGATCAACTAAGATTATTAACTGAAATAGCTCTTGACCTTCATGAGTTTCAATATAACGGTTTTGATAAAGACTCTGAGGTTTCAAGGTACGATAGCGAGGAATTCGTAAAGAAGGATATACTCTACATAGTGAATTTCATAAAAAGTAAGGTGAAAGGTTAG
- the sdx gene encoding sulredoxin has translation MVWKRTISAKALEKAKSAAVKVDDKVIFIANVNGNLYAMDAVCSHARCILGKLDEEKLTVRCYCHLALFDLRTGQMLEPPYVAPDAPKEKLGLKTYQIRDNNGWIEVDV, from the coding sequence ATGGTATGGAAAAGGACTATTTCGGCAAAGGCGCTGGAAAAAGCAAAGAGTGCTGCAGTTAAGGTAGATGATAAAGTAATTTTTATCGCAAATGTTAATGGTAATTTATACGCAATGGATGCTGTATGTTCACACGCTAGGTGTATTTTAGGTAAATTAGATGAGGAGAAGCTAACAGTTAGATGTTACTGCCATCTAGCATTATTTGATCTAAGGACTGGGCAAATGCTAGAACCTCCCTATGTAGCACCAGACGCACCAAAAGAGAAACTAGGATTAAAAACATATCAAATTAGGGATAATAATGGCTGGATAGAAGTAGATGTATGA
- a CDS encoding ArsR/SmtB family transcription factor, translating to MDMFDAISNEVRRKILKSLQVPKSFSELLEELDIESPALAFHLKKLDGLISKNNEGKYTLTEEGKKALSIINMIESQHISLSNQTEIPMIIQYVDNFIVTENMLRKLKEKGRKLIIRDSNTVEFQAIDPNLLNDVLENIENVSTVKCPDELVNVISSKSKNVITIRTAGSSEEDKEGFLSRFLSAIFPSIRINNRLRIVYDGPLQTSNDLSIELDGGVVTIFKGEPHLLAKCVDMGDLDINNNTIRADGCYLKISYPDLNSLKININGGKVSVSEIKMNNLYVEIDGGIVDLNIAVQNEANISVDGGKISGQISFLPYKESKLLLSVDGGIGDVTLSLPDDISVISSSSINGGFVDLPKGRIGKNGVLYINASVDGGVIKVKENKGHTN from the coding sequence ATGGATATGTTCGATGCGATCTCAAACGAGGTAAGGAGGAAGATATTGAAATCTTTGCAAGTACCTAAATCCTTCTCGGAACTTTTAGAGGAATTAGACATAGAAAGTCCTGCTTTAGCGTTTCATCTAAAGAAATTAGATGGTTTAATCTCAAAGAATAATGAAGGAAAATATACTCTTACTGAAGAAGGGAAGAAAGCTTTATCAATAATAAATATGATTGAAAGCCAACACATCTCTCTTTCAAACCAAACCGAAATTCCCATGATAATTCAGTATGTTGATAATTTTATAGTAACGGAGAATATGTTAAGGAAACTGAAAGAGAAGGGAAGAAAGCTCATAATAAGGGACTCCAACACAGTTGAATTTCAAGCTATTGACCCAAACCTCCTCAATGACGTTTTAGAGAATATAGAGAATGTTTCTACAGTTAAATGTCCAGATGAGTTAGTTAACGTCATATCATCTAAATCGAAGAATGTAATTACTATAAGGACTGCTGGGAGCAGTGAAGAAGATAAAGAAGGATTTCTTAGCAGATTCCTTTCAGCAATATTTCCTTCAATTAGAATTAATAATAGATTAAGAATAGTATATGATGGTCCTCTTCAAACATCTAATGATCTTTCCATAGAACTTGACGGAGGAGTAGTAACGATATTTAAGGGAGAACCTCATCTTCTCGCTAAATGTGTAGATATGGGAGATCTAGATATAAACAATAATACGATTAGAGCCGATGGTTGTTATCTGAAAATCTCTTATCCGGATTTAAATTCACTTAAGATTAACATTAATGGAGGAAAAGTAAGCGTTTCAGAAATTAAGATGAATAATCTCTATGTAGAAATAGATGGCGGTATTGTAGATCTTAACATTGCTGTCCAAAATGAAGCCAATATTTCTGTAGATGGAGGTAAGATAAGTGGCCAAATCTCCTTCTTACCATATAAAGAATCTAAATTATTACTGTCTGTGGACGGAGGTATTGGTGATGTTACATTATCTTTACCAGATGATATCAGTGTAATTTCTAGCTCGTCAATAAATGGTGGATTTGTTGATTTACCAAAGGGTAGGATAGGTAAGAACGGTGTTCTTTATATTAACGCTTCAGTAGATGGAGGAGTCATTAAAGTAAAAGAGAATAAGGGACATACAAATTAA
- a CDS encoding SDR family oxidoreductase: MARLGTLEDITVMATFLASNEANFITGQLIIVDEVYIIR, encoded by the coding sequence ATCGCCCGACTAGGTACTCTTGAGGATATTACTGTGATGGCAACTTTTTTAGCCTCAAATGAAGCAAATTTCATAACGGGACAGCTAATAATAGTCGACGAAGTATATATAATTCGATAA
- a CDS encoding peroxiredoxin, producing MKVGDKAPLFEGITDTGEKFSLADYIGKYNIVLYFYPKDDTPGCTREACAFRDNWNLLQGYDVVVIGISSDDVESHKKFKQKYNLPFILVSDPDKKIRELYGAKGFILPARITFVIDKKGIIRHIYNSQLNPENHVKEALKTLEMLKKEEESVS from the coding sequence ATGAAAGTTGGAGATAAAGCACCATTGTTTGAAGGGATAACTGATACTGGAGAGAAGTTTTCTTTAGCGGATTATATAGGAAAATATAATATAGTACTTTATTTCTATCCTAAAGATGATACTCCAGGATGTACAAGGGAAGCTTGTGCATTTAGGGATAATTGGAATCTTCTACAAGGCTATGATGTTGTAGTTATAGGTATAAGTTCTGATGATGTGGAATCTCATAAAAAGTTTAAGCAAAAGTATAATTTACCGTTTATACTTGTCAGTGACCCGGACAAGAAAATCAGAGAATTATATGGAGCAAAGGGCTTTATTTTACCCGCTAGGATTACATTTGTAATTGATAAAAAAGGGATCATACGCCATATTTACAATTCTCAGCTCAACCCCGAAAATCATGTTAAAGAAGCTTTAAAAACTCTAGAAATGCTTAAGAAAGAAGAGGAATCAGTAAGCTGA
- a CDS encoding helix-turn-helix domain-containing protein, whose protein sequence is MIKKVDVKIVHEDCWTHHMPYDAYTINLQVYPDKNYLRSRILINSTDKESVKLMKDHKSVVKIMNISKLKDGYYVDFLNTYKGSIAGVLYDKEVLVLGNKIKGNSELWSFVTHSKNLNELFEELRSLGKIEDIRTEDFNPSFTLDLTDMEKKVLMVALSKGYLDYPRRANADEIARLLNISKVTFLYHLRNAQKKIITYLLKSAY, encoded by the coding sequence ATGATTAAAAAAGTAGATGTAAAAATTGTTCATGAAGATTGTTGGACACATCATATGCCATATGATGCATATACAATTAATTTACAAGTTTATCCAGACAAGAACTATTTACGAAGTAGAATTCTGATTAATTCAACAGACAAGGAATCGGTAAAATTAATGAAAGATCACAAAAGTGTTGTGAAAATTATGAATATAAGCAAACTTAAAGATGGGTACTATGTAGATTTCCTCAATACTTATAAAGGTTCTATTGCAGGAGTGCTTTACGATAAAGAAGTTCTAGTACTTGGAAATAAAATAAAAGGGAATTCCGAATTGTGGAGCTTTGTTACCCACAGTAAAAATTTAAACGAATTATTTGAAGAATTAAGAAGCCTAGGCAAAATAGAAGATATAAGGACTGAAGATTTTAACCCCTCTTTTACCCTAGATTTAACTGACATGGAAAAGAAAGTCTTAATGGTGGCTTTATCAAAAGGCTATCTTGATTATCCGAGAAGAGCTAACGCTGATGAAATTGCCAGGTTATTGAATATTAGTAAAGTTACTTTCCTTTACCATTTAAGAAATGCACAGAAAAAAATTATAACTTACTTGTTAAAATCAGCTTACTGA